GTTCGTCTGGCGCAGCAGCGGCTCGGTGAGGCGGTCGGCGCCGTACATGATTTTCGACAGGAAATAGCCTTTCACGCAGTTGATGCCGCGGTTCACCTCGGCGTTGCTGTCGCCGTGCGTCGCGACGACCTGGCCGTCCTTGACGCCGACATTGACGCCGCAGCCGACGCCGCAGAAACGGCACGGCGCCTTGTCCCATTTGAGCTGCGTCAGCGTCGCGTCGGTGACGACGTTCTGGCCGAATGCGTCAGGCGGGATTCCGGCCGCGACGGCGGTCGCGGCAGCGGCCGAGTGCTTAATGAACTCCCGGCGGGTCAGTTTCATCGGACAACTCCTCTTCCATCGCGGCGGCGCTTTCGGCGTGCTGATAGACCAGCGCGACGTTCAGCACGCCGGGCAGCGCACGGATGCGGTCGATCAGCGCGAGCGTCGCTGCGGCGCTCGGGCATTCGCTGACGACGACCACCCGGTCGGCCGCAGCGGCCCGCACGTCGAGTCCCGGTATCGCGTCGATCGCTGCCGTAACGCTCGCGGCGCAGTCCGGGCGCGCCTGCACGAGAATTCCGGCGATGTGCACTTCGCGCATCGCGGCGACTTCGGGTAGCGCGCTTGGCGGAGACATCACTAGGCCGTCGGCAGCCGGCCGGACAGCAGCTGGTACATCCAGACGAGGAAACCGTAGCCGCCGACGACGATGACGGCGAGCACCGGTGCAGTAACGACGGCGAGGAACAGGAAGCTGCGCAGCTCTTCCTGCGGCGTCGAAGGCGGAGGAGCCGAGGAAGGCGTTTGCGATCCAGGCGATACAGGCATGACGGTCTCCGGTAGCGGGTAACGGGATTCGTCGATGACGACAAAGCGTTGCGCCAGCAATCGACGGACCTGAGGCCCGATGCCGGCGGCGGCAGGCGCCGGCCGCCGGTGATGACGCCGGAGCGGTAGGAACTGCAAAAAGCCGGTAAGTTTTCCCGCGGCGAGGCGCAGGGATCAGGAGCCGGCCGGATCGACTCGCGCGCCTTTCTCGGTCAGCAGCGCGCGAAGAATCGAGCGATGGCAATGCGATTCGTCGGCGCAATAGCAGCCGACGGAAAAGTTCGCACTGTGCGACAGGGCCGCGAGCACGTCGAGCGAGCGGCTGTTGTCGGGCGTCGTCATCTCGGCGCGGTAGTGTTTCGCGAAAGCATGCCAGTCGGCGGGCGTGACGGCATGGTGCGCCATTTTCATCGTCGCGACGCTCGGCGCGAGGTTCGGATACCAGACGTCGTACCAGTCGCGCGACGCGAACTCGGTTTTCGGCACGCCGCGCGGCGGGCGGCGCACCGTCCCGATGCGCAGCCCTTCCTCGGTGGCGCGCGGCGTGCCGAGCCGCACGATACGAACGACCATCGCTGCCTCCTCGTGTGTTGCCGGGAAGCTCGCCGGCGGGCGGGCGGCCCCGCGGCGAGCTTCACCGTTCCTTATAGACGAGCCTGACTTCGTCGGCACCGTGCAGCCGTTCGAGGCGGCGCACGGTGAAGTGGCCGCGGGCCATGTCCTGGAAGTGGTCGATGAACAAAGTGTTGATCACCGCGCCGCCAAGCGCGCCGACGACCGGCACGGCCTGTGCGGCGACTTTCTGCGAAACGGTGATCGAAAAACGCGACGCGACCTGGGTGATGAGCTGCACGATCGCCGGCGCGCCGCGGGCGATCGTGCCCTGCTGCGCGGCGTATCGCGCCGCTTCGGAGACCGCTTTCGCCATCGCCGCGCGCGCCGCGAAGTATCCGGTTTCGGCGGCGTCGTCCTGGCCGGATTTCCCGCCCAGCGCGAGCACCTGGATGCACT
The window above is part of the Azoarcus sp. PA01 genome. Proteins encoded here:
- a CDS encoding chaperone NapD; translation: MSPPSALPEVAAMREVHIAGILVQARPDCAASVTAAIDAIPGLDVRAAAADRVVVVSECPSAAATLALIDRIRALPGVLNVALVYQHAESAAAMEEELSDETDPPGVH
- the napE gene encoding periplasmic nitrate reductase, NapE protein, whose product is MPVSPGSQTPSSAPPPSTPQEELRSFLFLAVVTAPVLAVIVVGGYGFLVWMYQLLSGRLPTA
- a CDS encoding DUF488 family protein gives rise to the protein MVVRIVRLGTPRATEEGLRIGTVRRPPRGVPKTEFASRDWYDVWYPNLAPSVATMKMAHHAVTPADWHAFAKHYRAEMTTPDNSRSLDVLAALSHSANFSVGCYCADESHCHRSILRALLTEKGARVDPAGS